The Candidatus Palauibacter scopulicola genome window below encodes:
- a CDS encoding branched-chain amino acid ABC transporter permease, with product MDQFLQLTVAGLGTGMIYALAAVGFVIIYKASDVINFAQGDLLLFGTYLIFFSLVQIGLPWTVGVLLTMVVAAGIGVAVERTVLRPLIGEPIISMIMVTIGLSSVLRAIVHAIWGPQPRTFPSFLPEGEVMLGSAVVSADRLVAIPLALALLAGLALFFRRTRSGIAMRAIADDQQAALSMGISIPRVFATAWALAAATAAIGGIMLGNIVGVTPNVAQIGLRVFPVVILGGLDSIRGAVVGGAIIGLLEFYAGGYIGHGLNLIVPYIVLIIVLMVRPYGLFGKEIIERV from the coding sequence ATGGACCAGTTCCTGCAACTCACGGTGGCGGGCCTGGGCACGGGCATGATCTACGCGCTCGCCGCGGTGGGGTTCGTCATCATCTACAAGGCGAGCGACGTCATCAACTTCGCGCAGGGGGACCTCCTCCTGTTCGGGACCTATCTCATCTTCTTCTCCCTCGTCCAGATCGGGCTCCCGTGGACCGTTGGCGTCCTGCTGACGATGGTCGTGGCGGCGGGGATCGGCGTCGCGGTCGAGCGCACCGTGCTCCGGCCGCTGATCGGCGAGCCCATCATCTCGATGATCATGGTCACGATCGGCCTCTCGAGCGTGTTGCGCGCGATCGTGCACGCGATCTGGGGACCGCAGCCCCGCACCTTCCCGTCCTTTCTGCCCGAGGGCGAAGTGATGCTGGGATCGGCCGTCGTGAGCGCGGACCGGCTGGTGGCGATTCCGCTGGCGCTCGCGCTGCTCGCCGGACTCGCGCTCTTCTTCCGGCGCACGCGGAGCGGGATCGCCATGCGGGCCATCGCGGACGACCAACAGGCCGCCCTCAGCATGGGGATCAGCATCCCGCGCGTGTTCGCGACCGCGTGGGCGCTGGCGGCGGCTACGGCCGCGATCGGCGGGATCATGCTCGGCAACATCGTGGGCGTGACCCCGAACGTGGCGCAGATCGGCCTGCGCGTTTTCCCGGTCGTGATCCTCGGCGGACTCGACTCGATCCGCGGCGCCGTCGTCGGGGGCGCGATCATCGGGCTGCTTGAATTCTATGCGGGCGGCTACATCGGCCACGGGCTCAACCTCATCGTCCCGTACATCGTGCTGATCATCGTCCTCATGGTCCGCCCGTACGGACTCTTCGGAAAAGAAATCATCGAGCGCGTGTAG
- a CDS encoding branched-chain amino acid ABC transporter permease yields MESGVFHTDYRTDMGLRRVPAERIRLGLFAAALLVFPFLASPYWLNLANQIAIATIGALGLNILVGYTGQVSLGQGAFMAVGAYTSALLTLRLGLPWGVSIVAACFATAAVGVFFGLPSLRLKGLYLAISTLAAQEIVEWVVTHWPALTGGVEAVVVPAPRLFGQRLNTDFGFYWLGIALAGATALFTANLFRSRIGRSFVAVRDQDIAASVIGVNVFGTKLLAFATSSFFVGLAGALTAYYRNIISWERFTLETSVLYLAMIIVGGLGTIRGSLFGAALITLLPATIATVGRELQGSAPAVAALLPSAQQAAFGLVIILFLVFEPEGLSKLWRNVKDYFYVWPFAYRRGEGR; encoded by the coding sequence GTGGAGAGCGGCGTCTTTCACACGGACTATCGAACGGACATGGGGCTCCGGCGCGTGCCGGCGGAGCGCATCCGGCTCGGCCTGTTCGCGGCGGCGCTCCTCGTCTTCCCGTTCCTCGCGTCGCCCTACTGGCTCAACCTCGCGAACCAGATCGCGATCGCCACGATCGGCGCGCTGGGGCTCAACATCCTCGTCGGCTACACCGGTCAGGTCTCGCTGGGGCAGGGCGCGTTCATGGCCGTCGGGGCGTACACCTCCGCGCTGCTCACGCTGAGGCTGGGCCTGCCGTGGGGCGTGAGCATCGTGGCCGCGTGCTTCGCGACGGCGGCGGTGGGCGTCTTCTTCGGCCTCCCTTCGCTGCGGCTCAAGGGGCTCTACCTCGCGATCTCCACGCTCGCCGCCCAGGAGATCGTCGAGTGGGTCGTCACGCACTGGCCCGCGCTCACCGGCGGGGTCGAAGCCGTCGTCGTCCCGGCCCCGCGGCTCTTCGGGCAGCGGCTGAACACGGACTTCGGCTTCTACTGGCTCGGCATCGCCCTGGCCGGAGCCACGGCGCTGTTCACCGCGAACCTCTTCCGCTCCCGCATCGGCCGCTCCTTCGTCGCCGTCCGCGACCAGGACATCGCGGCGAGCGTGATCGGCGTGAACGTGTTCGGAACCAAGCTCCTCGCCTTCGCGACTTCGTCGTTCTTCGTGGGGCTCGCCGGCGCCCTCACGGCCTACTACCGCAACATCATCTCGTGGGAGCGCTTCACGCTCGAGACCAGCGTCCTCTACCTGGCCATGATCATCGTCGGAGGACTGGGGACGATCCGCGGCTCGCTGTTCGGGGCGGCGCTCATCACCCTCCTCCCCGCCACGATCGCGACGGTCGGGCGGGAACTGCAGGGGTCGGCGCCCGCGGTCGCGGCCCTCCTGCCCAGCGCGCAGCAGGCGGCGTTCGGACTCGTCATCATCCTCTTCCTGGTGTTCGAGCCCGAGGGCCTGTCCAAACTGTGGCGCAACGTGAAAGACTACTTCTACGTGTGGCCCTTCGCGTACCGCCGCGGAGAGGGCCGCTGA